Proteins encoded together in one Temnothorax longispinosus isolate EJ_2023e chromosome 5, Tlon_JGU_v1, whole genome shotgun sequence window:
- the LOC139812561 gene encoding F-box/WD repeat-containing protein 9-like, with amino-acid sequence MDDENERCAHDDEEYAQLSLLRLLRVIGRRVGVLPGPIRRKKKKSLLDLPVEMFLHICSFLDASTLVHGLSLVCKQFYLILKDDDLLWKARIDHILPNASHSLLCPERPDKLFWKLSCVAIEKQAALWKHNSMKKLKLSKRYYDATSVLLMPVDGITYLVGAGHQRLFCKKLSYREEPFYEVEDINLEPPYALQTSLTAIDHTVYSCRSGNTVKSWMLTNTSLVYDRTYEIQCDKVYGLQDVSSCPEQALFATGSFHGTIYVFDSRSSSNKPYRQYQPHTTKVNKLAMNTEYILSASWDETVSVWDQRAGRIMKSIRIPDKATPECVSMRRDNWVCVADSKAKLHMLDPKNDFKLVKSYSTEATCSYPLPALTGVHLTHGCLITSWNSSDGTIVRILSPTNPPKPITTKLLKREFICSGTTDYLNDILVVAGQKLVIWRPRNRRV; translated from the exons ATGGATGACGAGAATGAACGCTGCGCTCACGACGACGAGGAATATGCACAATTGTCACTGCTACGTCTGCTACGTGTTATTGGCCGTAGAGTCGGAGTACTGCCTGGGCCaataagaagaaagaagaagaagtcaCTGCTGGATCTCCCGGTGGAG ATGTTCCTGCATATATGCTCCTTCCTAGATGCGTCGACGCTAGTACACGGTTTGAGCTTAGTGTGCAAACAGTTCTACCTGATTTTAAAGGATGATGATTTACTGTGGAAAGCGCGAATTGACCATATATTGCCGAATGCTAGCCACTCGCTTTTGTGTCCCG AGAGGCCCGACAAACTGTTTTGGAAGTTGTCATGCGTTGCAATTGAGAAACAAGCAGCGCTGTGGAAGCATAATTCTatgaagaaattgaaattgtcGAAACGTTATTACGATGCAACTTCTGTGTTGCTGATGCCCGTA GATGGAATCACTTATTTAGTTGGTGCGGGACATCAAAGATTATTTTGCAAGAAACTTTCTTATCGCGAGGAACCCTTTTACGAAGTTGAGGATATCAACTTAGAGCCTCCGTATGCATTACAGACCTCTCTGACGGCGATAGACCACACGGTCTACAGCTGCCGTTCCGGTAATACGGTCAAATCGTGGATGCTCACCAACACCAGTCTCGTCTATGACAGAACTTACGAGAT ACAGTGCGACAAAGTTTATGGGTTGCAAGATGTGTCATCGTGTCCGGAGCAGGCCCTCTTTGCGACCGGCTCATTCCACGGGACAATATACGTGTTCGATTCGAGATCGAGCAGTAATAAGCCGTACAGACAGTACCAACCCCACACTACAAAAGTGAATAAGCTGGCCATGAACACGGAATACATTCTGTCCGCTAGCTGGGACGAGACGGTATCCGTTTGGGATCAGAGAGCCGGTCGGATTATGAAGTCTATCAGA ATTCCAGATAAAGCGACCCCCGAGTGCGTGAGTATGCGACGGGATAATTGGGTTTGCGTCGCGGACTCCAAGGCGAAGTTGCACATGCTAGATCCAAAGAACGATTTCAAGCTAGTGAAATCTTACTCCACCGAGGCTACGTGTTCGTATCCGTTACCGGCGTTAACGGGAGTACATCTGACGCACGGATGCCTGATAACGAGTTGGAACTCGTCGGACGGTACCATCGTCAGAATTTTGAGCCCTACGAATCCGCCAAAGCCCATCACTACCAAACTTTTAAAAAGGGAATTTATCTGCAGCGGCACC ACGGACTATCTGAATGACATTCTCGTGGTAGCAGGCCAAAAACTCGTCATATGGCGCCCGAGAAATCGACGTGTTTAA